From a single Okeanomitos corallinicola TIOX110 genomic region:
- a CDS encoding Hsp70 family protein, with protein MAIAIDFGTSNTVITRWNSVTQQPETLTLPGLSLQQSLNPPLIPSLVYVEAASQNQVVVGQQVRDRGLDFQGDKRFFRGFKRGIGADIQGFLPELDGEIITFEKVGNWFLSRIVEELVLTEGGLDSLVLTVPVDSFEAYRHWLGNVLQTLPVEQVRMLDEPTAAALGYGLTAQDNLLVIDFGGGTLDLSLVSLYQKAETNNKPVGFLLKWGKKSLAEDSQQKVKTARVLAKAGQNLGGTDIDNWIVDYFVKTQGLSVNSIITRLAERLKIQLSSQQQASEVYFNDQTFESYELDLNRQTLENILKDNGFFEKLHEAMMTLLQQARRQSIDLDDINAVLLVGGSVQLPAVQTWIQQYFEPEKIRCERPFEAIAQGALQITQGLEIKDYLYHSYGVRYWDRRHQRHSWQPIIKAGQAYPMSKPVEIILGASQENQPSVELIIGELGAETGATEVYFDGDRLVTRKLQSSTTTVKPLNDHQGARNIAQLTPPGFPGSDRIKVMFQVDEQRFLRITVEDLLTNNTLVDNQLVAQLS; from the coding sequence ATGGCGATAGCGATTGATTTTGGTACTAGCAACACAGTAATTACCCGCTGGAACTCTGTCACCCAGCAACCGGAAACCTTGACTTTACCGGGTTTATCTCTACAGCAAAGTCTTAATCCTCCCTTGATTCCTAGCTTAGTTTATGTGGAAGCAGCTAGTCAGAATCAAGTGGTAGTTGGCCAGCAAGTACGCGATCGGGGCTTAGATTTTCAAGGTGATAAGAGATTTTTCCGTGGTTTTAAACGAGGAATAGGGGCAGACATTCAGGGTTTTTTACCGGAATTAGATGGGGAAATCATCACTTTTGAAAAAGTTGGCAACTGGTTTTTAAGTAGGATAGTTGAAGAATTAGTATTAACAGAAGGCGGTTTAGATTCTTTGGTGTTAACTGTACCAGTGGACAGTTTTGAAGCCTATCGTCACTGGTTAGGTAATGTACTTCAAACACTGCCTGTAGAACAAGTACGAATGTTAGATGAACCTACAGCCGCAGCTTTGGGTTATGGTTTAACAGCACAAGATAATCTTTTAGTCATAGATTTTGGTGGTGGGACTTTAGATTTATCTTTGGTGAGTTTATACCAAAAAGCAGAAACTAATAATAAACCAGTCGGATTTTTATTAAAATGGGGAAAAAAATCCTTAGCTGAAGATTCCCAACAAAAGGTAAAAACAGCCCGTGTTTTAGCAAAAGCAGGGCAAAATTTAGGTGGTACAGATATTGATAATTGGATAGTTGATTATTTTGTCAAAACTCAAGGTTTATCGGTGAATTCTATTATTACTAGGTTAGCCGAACGGTTGAAAATTCAGTTGTCTAGCCAACAACAAGCGAGTGAAGTTTATTTTAATGATCAAACTTTTGAAAGTTATGAATTGGATCTAAATCGGCAAACTTTAGAAAATATCCTCAAAGATAATGGATTTTTTGAGAAGCTGCATGAAGCGATGATGACTTTGCTACAACAAGCCCGTCGTCAAAGTATAGACTTAGATGATATTAATGCGGTTTTGTTGGTGGGTGGATCTGTACAATTACCCGCAGTGCAAACATGGATACAACAATATTTTGAACCGGAAAAAATTCGTTGTGAACGTCCTTTTGAAGCGATCGCCCAAGGTGCGCTACAAATTACCCAAGGTTTAGAAATTAAAGACTATTTGTATCATAGCTATGGAGTACGTTACTGGGATCGTCGTCACCAACGTCACAGTTGGCAACCAATTATTAAAGCCGGTCAAGCTTATCCCATGAGTAAACCAGTGGAAATAATTTTGGGTGCTTCTCAAGAAAATCAACCTAGTGTAGAGTTAATTATCGGCGAATTAGGGGCAGAAACCGGAGCTACAGAAGTTTATTTTGATGGCGATCGCTTGGTAACTCGCAAGTTACAATCTTCAACTACCACCGTTAAACCCCTGAATGATCATCAAGGAGCAAGAAATATTGCCCAACTTACACCCCCAGGTTTTCCAGGTAGCGATCGCATTAAGGTCATGTTTCAAGTTGATGAACAGCGTTTTTTAAGAATTACT